The sequence CCGGCGCCCGAGTACCCGTCACTGGCCCAGCGCCGGGGTTGGGAGGGCACGGTGTTGTTGCGGGTGCATGTACTGGCCAGCGGTAAGCCGGGAGAGATCCAGATTCAGAAGAGCAGCGGTCGCCAGCAACTCGATGACGCCGCATTGACCGCCGTGAAGCGTTGGAGCTTCGTGCCGGCCAAGCAAGGCGACGTCGCCCAGGATGGCTGGGTCAGCGTACCGATCGACTTCAAGATTCATTGAGCACGGGCTCAACACCACATCGCTTACACCGAGGGAACACATCATGACGTTATTGGCATCTCCACTTGAATCCATTGAAAGCGCGGTGATCTGGCTGCTGGTGGTTTTTTCTGTCGCCACCTGGGGCTTGGCCCTGCTCAAAGGTGTGCAGTTCGGTCGCCTCAAGGCCCAGGATCGCAAGTTCCACAAACAGTTCTGGGCGGCATCAAGCCTCGATTCAGCCGCTGAATTGAGCGAAACCCAACCCGGCGCCGCCGCCCGTGTAGCCCAGGCCGGTTACGCTGCGATTCAGGTGGGTGAAGCGCCTCACGCCGCCGACTTGAGCCAGGCGATCAATCATCAAGACCGCTTGGAACGCGCCTTGCGCCAGCAGATCGTGCGTGAGCGCCGCTCCCTGGAAACCGGCCTGGCCGTGGTCGCCAGTATCGGCAGTACCTCGCCGTTTATCGGTCTGTTCGGCACCGTGTGGGGGATCATGGAGGCGTTGAAAGGCATCAGTGCCGCCGGTTCCGCCAGCCTGGAAACCGTGGCCGGCCCTATCGGTGCCGCGCTGGTCGCGACCGGCGTGGGGATCGCCGTCGCCGTGCCGGCGGTGCTGGTCTACAACTACTTCCTGCGCCGCCTGAAGCTGACCGCCGCCGACCTGGACGACTTCGCCCACGACTTCTACAGCCTGGCGCAGAAGAACTCGTTCCGCGTGCTGATCCATCCGGCCCTGCACAAGAACGCAACCCAGGGCGGCACGCAGAAAGTGAAGGAGGCGTCCTGATATGGCCTTCTCCACACAAGACAGCGATGAGGTGCTGAGCGAGATCAACGTCACACCGCTGGTGGACGTGATGCTGGTGCTGCTGGTGGTGTTTATCGTCACCGCACCGCTGCTGACCAACGCGATCCCGATCAACTTGCCCAAGACCGAAGCCGTGGCGCCGGTGGAGCAGAAAGACCCACTGGTGGTGAGCATCGATGCGTCCGGCAAACTGTTTATCAACAAGGATGAAATCCAGCCGAATTTGCTGGAGTTCAACCTGCAGGCGGCCAAGGCCAAGGACCCGGATGTGCGGGTGCAACTGCAGGCTGATGATGGTGTGAATTACGGCGAAGTGGCTCGGGCCATGGCGTCTATCGAGCGCGCGGGCATCACCAAGCTGTCGGTGATTACGGCACGTTAGTTTCAAAAGCCTCGACAATTTTTTGGCCGTCTCCTTGGCAGGGTGCGGCCTTTTTTTTGCCTGAAATAAACATATTTTACAGACCGCTGAAGGACCCTGTGGGAGCTGGCTTGTGTGGGAGCCGGGCTTGCCCGCGATGCAGGCACCTCGGTGTATCAGTCACACCTTAGTGATGCTTTCGCGAGCAAGCCCGCTCCCACACAAGCCAGATCCCACAGTATTTGATTGTGATGCGTTTGAGTTTTTGGTTATTAATAAATAGCTTCTTATTCCTTAACGAATATATGACCCGTCCCTATACTGACCAGCAACGTTAAACGCTGCAGGAGGGCACACCCATGCACAGCGAGTCGATTCGTTATCTGATCGTGCCGGGCTGGCAAGGATCGCCAGAAGATCATTGGCAAAGTCACTGGCAGAACAGCCTACCCAACAGCGCCCGTGTGGAACAGGCCGACTGGCTGACGCCCCGACGCGAAGACTGGGTGGCGGCACTGGCCGAAGCCATCGCCGCCGACAGCACACCGGTGATTCTGATTGCCCATAGCCTGGGTTGCATCACCGTTGCCCACTGGGCGGCCACCGCGCCGGTGGAGTTTCTGCGTCAGGTACGTGGCGCTTTGCTGGTGGCGCCGGCTGACGTCGAACGACCTGCCTGTGCGCCCGCCTTGCGTAACTTTGCGCCGATTCCCACTGACCTGCTGCCGTTTCCATCTCAAGTCGTCAGCTCTGACAACGACAGTGCCGTCAGCGCCCCTCGCGCTGTGGAGCTGGCGCGTAACTGGGGCGCCGAAGCAGGGATTCTCGCGGGTGCCGGGCATATCAATGTGAAGTCCGGCCACCAGCGCTGGGAACAGGGATTTGCCTACCTCTATCGCCTGCAAAATCGCCTGGAGCAGCATTCCCGGCGTCGTGCCTAAATTTTCTTCAACGCCCCGTCCCTGCGCGGATGTGGGCGGGAGCCTGCCATGAGCTTGCATGAAACCTATGGTCAGCCACTGCTGACCTTTCCCGACGCCGATAAAAGCCCCCTGAGCATCCGTGCCAAGGCGCTGGTGTTTGTCGACCCACGTTCCCGGCAACTGCGCGAAGACCTGGAAAGCCTGGCGCCGCGTGCGTTGCCGGTGCTGATTCGCGGCGAAACCGGCAGCGGCAAGGAATTGTTGGCGCGGCATATCCATCGTGGCAGTGACCGCACCGGCTTGTTTGTCTCGGTCAATTGCGGCGCCATCAGCCCCACCTACGCCGACGCCGAGTTGTTTGGCTATGCCGCCGGTGCCCACAGCGGTGCGGCCAGTAGTCGTGCGGGTTGGTTCGGCTCGGCCAATGGCGGCACGCTGTACCTGGATGAAATCGGTGACTTGCCGCTGCCGATCCAGATCAAACTGTTGGCCGCCCTGGAGAATCACGAAGTCACCCGCGTCGGCGCTCATCAGCCAAGCCCGGTGGATGTGCGGCTGGTGGCGGCCACCAGCATCGACCTTGCCCAGGCCGTGGCGGTCGGTAAATTTCATGAGCGCCTGTTCCATTACCTCAACGAAGGCCAGCTTGAATTGCCCGCCTTGCGCGAGCGAGTGGGCGATATTTTGTCCCTGGCCGAGTACTTCCTCGGCATCTACAGCCAGCGCCTGGATTTGCCTGTGCCACTGATCAGCGACGCGGCGCAGCGGGTGCTGGAGCACCACAGTTGGCCGGGCAACACCCGCGAACTGGAAAACGTCATTCACTTTGCATTGCTGGTCAGCAGCGGCGATGAAATTTTGCCGGAGCATTTGAATTTGCCGGTGAGTCCACCGTCGCTGGCGCAGATCGAACATCAGGCCCGGCAGATCCTCAATCACGGCACCGAGGCCGAGCGCAGCGCGTTGAAGCGTCTATTGGAAGGGTTGGCATCTGTATGAGCAAAATGGAATATCAAAGTGAATAAAAGATATTGTTCGGGAATAAAAAATCTCGGTATTGTCCGTTCCACGCCGCGATAGCATTTCGCTGGCACACCACATAAGAAGCGGCCGTCGCTGACGACCCGGATTTTCGATAAGGACACTGCATGAAAAAGGTTCTGTTGTTCACCGCACTGGCGGCTGCCCTGACTGCTGGCGTTGCCCAGGCCAACGAGAAACTGGTCGTTGCGGCCACTCCGGTCCCGCACGCAGAGATCCTTGAGCTGGTCAAACCGACCCTGGCCAAAGAAGGCGTGGACCTGGAAATCAAGGTCTTCACCGACTACGTACAACCGAACGTGCAAGTGGCTGAGAAGCGTCTGGACGCCAACTACTTCCAGACCCTGCCGTACCTGGAAAACTTCAACAAGGGTAAAGGCACCAACCTGGTCACCGTGGTGGGTGTGCACGTTGAACCTTTCGGTGGTTACTCGAAGAAAGTCAAAACCCTGGCTGAACTGAAAGATGGCGCCACCATCGCTATTCCGAACGAAGGCAGCAACAGCGGCCGTGCGTTGCTCCTGTTGCAGAAGGCTGGCCTGATCGAGTTGAAAGACCCGAAAAACGCCCTGGCCACGCCAAAAGACATCGCCAAGAATCCGCACAACTTCAAATTCAAGGAACTTGAATCGGCACTGCTGCCACGGGTTCTCGACCAGGTTGACCTGGACATGATCAACACCAACTATGCCCTGGAAGCCGGCCTGAACCCAGCCAAGGACGCGCTGGTCATCGAAGACGCCAAGTCGCCGTACGTGAATTTCCTTGTGGCCCGTCCGGACAACAAGAACAGCGACGCCATCCAGAAGCTGGCCAAGGCCCTGACCAGCCCGGAAGTGAAAGCGTTTATCGAGAAGAAGTACAACGGCGCGGTCGTGCCGGCGTTCTGATCGAACCCCAAAACCCCTTCAAGGTTTAAACGCCGACGGCTTGGAAAGCGTCGGCGTTTTTTATATGTGCTCTTCGGTAGGATTATTCCTGGTTGTAATAATAAAGTTATATTTTGAGTCTGGGGTATATAGGGTTTGCCGAAGGGTTTATTGGGTGAATAATGTGGATAGGTTCCGTCGGTAGTATATTTGTTTGTGGCGGAATATATATTTAAATGCTGTTACATTTTGCTTTTTGTTTTATGGGTTTTGTAGGGGCAAGCTTGCACGTGTTGTAAGAAGCACCGCATGGAGGCGCCAGTTAGTTTAATTAACTTTTGGAGGCCAAGTGTCCTTATGTTTGAATCAATTTCTTTGAATCGCCAGCAATCCCCTTCAGCAGGTCTGAGTCATGTCTCTGCCCAACCGCAAAGTGCTGGCAGCTTCGACACGGCTTACCCCGGCAGTGAGTTTAAGCCGATCCCCAATAATATTCACATGGTGTGGGTGGGTTCGGAGCCCAGCGCCAAGCAGGACGAATACCTACGACAATGGGCAACGATGAACCCCAATCACAAGGTCATGTTGTGGGTGGACTCCACCCAATTCGATGCTTACGCCACTAATAAATCTGCACAAGCAAAAGCGGAGGCTATCTATCCTAACTACCAATCTGAAAGACCAATGCGCGGGTTATTCAGTCAGCTTAAAGTGACGATGGAGAGACCATCTACACCTAAAGACCAATTGCGCAATAAGTCTGCGCAAACGCAAGTGATCACTGAGCTGAATAAAGAACTCTCTTCTTCAGGTAACAAACAGCTGAAAGCTTTACTGCTACCCGATGGTGGTAAGGTCACACCTGACAACGCTTCGCAGGTACTCAATGCGTTTGAGCGCCATGCCTCGCGTACTGACGATAAGTTCCATCAGGCAGAAGCCGTTATTTTGGACCAGACGACAAAGTCGTGGGACCGCTACGCCAGTAACCCTTCCCGTGACACGATGACCCTGGATGCTTTGCAGGAGCGCTTCGGCGACCTCAAAAATGTGCAAATTCGTGACTTGAGCAACCCTTCGGATATCCGTTTAAAAAATAAGGATGTGTATCAGCACGAAATTATTGGTCGCAATGGCGGCTATGCCGCAGCCTCGGACGTAGCTCGTTATGAAATCGTCCAGCGACACGGTGGCACCTATACGGACATTGACCTGGAGAGCGTGAGACCACTTGATGGGGCATTAAATGCTCATCCCGACCTGATGTTGGTTGGCATGGCCGAAGGCAAAAATGAAGCAAGCGGTAATGCAACGCCCTATTTTGCCAACGCGTTGTTTTCCAGCCACCCCCAGAGCGCGATGCTTTCCAGCCTGGTAGATGAAATTGGCGATAAATATCGCTCCATGAAAGGCAATGAATACTCCGGTGATCGTTACTTTAGTCGCCCGAATAAAAGCACTATTGAAACCACGGGGCCCAATGCGTTGCGCGGCCATGTCGACAGGGTGATACAAGAGGCCAAGGGACGTTCAGATCTGATACGTGACGACGCCGGTTCCTTGGCAGATAGAATTTGGGACAAGACGCAGCCACGGAATGAAGAGTTCTGGCAGTTAGTGGATTCGCATTTCAAGTTTCCGGACAACTATGTCAACTTCGAAACGGAGGAGCAGCAAAACAGCGCTACCAAAGCCATGGCAGGAGGTAGCTGAGCGTAGAGAATCCGCCCAAGGGTAAGTCATGAAAGCCTCGTCTACCCACGAGGCTTTTTCACGTTCGGACATCCCGGCTATTGATCGCCCTGCGCAGCGCCACCAACCACTTCACCAAATCCTGTGGGTCAATCGGTTTAGTCTCTGCCATCGGTCATTCCCTCGCACGTTAAGTGGTCGTCAGTCTGGCCAACCGCTGCCCATCCCTGTAGTGCAGCGCCGATAAAAAGAAGTCTCCTACAGCCCCGAGAACGATAGCTGTCACCCGCTTATCCCGCGAATCCGCAGGTTAGCTGTTTGGGTGATATCAATATGCTATTTAGGTATTTAAATTTTACTTTTTATACCTTTAAAGTCGGCGCTACTCGACGTTACCCACGTCGATTCGGACCGCACCAACGCCGCATTACCCCTACGGCGTCAGGGATTTTCAGATGACCTTCGATTACGCTTTTATCCTCAGCACCCTGCCGGCGTTTCTCAAGGCCGTGGGCGTGACCCTGCAAGTGGGCTTGATCGCCATCGGCACGTCGCTGCTGGTGGCGTTGATCAACGCCACCTTGCTGGTATTTCGCACACCGTACCTGTGGCGCCTGGTGGCGTTGTATGTGGAACTGGCCCGCAACACGCCGTTGTTGATCCAATTGTTCTTCGTCTACTTCGCCTTGCCGGCCCTGGGGGTGAATATCTCCGGGTTCTGGGCGGCGATTATTACCATGACATTTCTCGGTGGCGCCTACCTCACCGAAGTGCTGCGCGCCGGAGTCGAGGCTGTGCCACAGGCGCAGTTGGAGTCTGGTAAATCCATCGGCTTGTCCCACTGGCAATTGCTGCGTTATGTAATCCTGCCCCAGGCCGGGATCCTCAGCCTGCCGGCGTTGTTTGCGAACTTCATCTTCCTGCTCAAGGAGACCACCGTGGTTTCGGCGGTGGCGGTGCCGGAGATTCTCTACACCACCAAAAGCTATATCGCCCTCTACTACAAAACCTACGAAATGCTCGCGGTGCTGACGTTGATCTGCGTGCTGTTATTCCTGCCGCTGTCGCTGTTGCTCAGCCGTCTGGAAAGGAGGCTCCAGCATGGCCAGTTCGGGTCTTGAGTTGTTGTGGGTGTCGTTGCCGCAACTGGGCAAGGGCGCTGCGCAAACCCTGTCGATTTCATTCTTGAGCATCGCCTTCAGTACCGTCGGCGGCGTGTTGTATGGCGTGTTGCGCACCCTGAACCTAAAAGCCATCGACGTTGTGCTGCGGATCTACCTGGAACTGTTTCGCGCAATTCCGGTGCTGGTCTGGCTGTACCTGCTGTTTTTCGGGCTGCCGATTTTCTTTGGCCTGAGCATTCCCAGTTTCTGGTGCGCGGTGTTGGTGTTGTCGTTGTGGGGCGCCAGTGAAGTCGGCGAAGTGGTGCGCGGTGCTTTGCATTCCTTGCCGCGTGGCCAGCGCGAAGCGGGCTTGTCGATTGGCTTGTCTGATCCGCAACTCTACGGCTATGTGCTGCTGCCCCAGGCCCTCAAACGCATGACGCCGCCGACCATCAACGTCTACACCCGCATCATCAAGACCAGTTCGTTGGCGGTGCTGATCGGTGTGGTGGATGTGATCAAGGTCGGCCAACAAATCATCGAGCGCACCTACGAATCGGTATTGATCTACGGCGCGTTGTTCCTGTTTTTCTTCTTTATCTGCTACCCGTTGTCAGCCGCCTCCAAGGTGCTGGAACGGCGCTGGGCCCAAGCATGAGCGCATTGATCGAGTTCCAGGGTTTCAACAAATTCTTCGGTGAGCAGCAGGTGCTCAAGGGTATCGATCTGAGCGTCGAAAGTGGCGAAGTGGTGGTGATCCTCGGCCCCAGCGGTTGCGGCAAAAGCACCTTGCTGCGTTGTCTCAACGGCTTGGAAGTGGCCCACAGCGGGCACCTGCGTTTCGCCGGTAAAGAGCTATTGGACAAGGCCACCGACTGGCGCCAGGTACGCCAGGACGTGGGCATGGTGTTCCAGAGCTATCACCTGTTCCCGCATATGAGCGTGCTCGACAACATCCTGCTGGGCCCGCTGAAAGTACAAAAGCGCGCCCCACGAGAAGCACGCGCGCAGGCAGAACAACTGCTGGAGCGGGTCGGCCTCGCCGACAAGCGCGACGCCTACCCGCGCCAGCTTTCGGGTGGCCAGCAGCAACGCATCGCCATCGTGCGGTCGTTGTGCATGAACCCACAAGTCATGCTGTTTGACGAAGTCACCGCCGCCCTCGACCCGGAGATGGTCAAGGAGGTGCTGCAGGTGATCCAGGGCCTGGCCCGGGACGGCATGACCCTGCTGATTGTCACCCACGAAATGGCCTTCGCCCGCGCCGTCGCCGACCGCGTGGTGTTTATGGAGGCTGGCCGCATCCTCGAACAGAACACCCCCGAGGCATTCTTTACGAACCCGCAAACCGCACGCGCGCAGCAGTTCCTGGAGAAGTTCTCCTTCGTTTCAACACTGCCCAAAAAAACCAAGGAACTGGAGCTGTTATGAAAACTGCCAAGTCTTCACTGCTGTTACTGCCGCTGTTCGGCCTCGCGTTGCTGGCCGGATGCAACAAGCCTGACGAGCCTGCCAAACCTGCGGCTGCCGCACCAACTGCGGTGAGCTATATCGACAAGATCAAGGCCCGGGACAAGCTGATTGTCGGCGTGTTCACCGACAAGCCTCCATTCGGCTTTGTCGACGAAGCTGGCCGCTACGTTGGCTTTGATACCGACATCGGCCGTCGTTTTGCCAAGGATTTGCTGGGCGATGAGAACAAGGTCGAATTCGTTGCCGTGGAACCGGCCAGCCGTATTCCATTCCTGCAAAGCGATAAGGTCGACCTGATCCTCGCCAACATGACCGTGACCCCGGAGCGCAAGGAAGCGGTGGAGTTCACCAACCCCAACCTGAAAGTCGCGGTGCAGGCGCTGGTGCCCCAAGGCAGCGAAGTAAAAAGCCTGGACGACCTGGCCAGCCGTACCACCATCGTCACCACCGGTACCACCGCCGATATCTGGCTGACCAAGAACCACCCGGACTGGAAACTGCTCAAGTTCGAAAAAAATTCCGAGTCCCTGCAAGCCTTGGCCGGTGGCCGTGGCGATGCTTACGCGCAAGACAACCTGGTGCTGTTCAGCTGGGCCAAGCAGAACCCGGGCTACCGTGTGCTGGAGCAGAAGTTGGGCGATGAGGCGCCGATTGCGCCAGCGGTGAAGAAGGGCAATATCGAGCTGCGCGATTGGGTGAATACCGAGTTGGCGAAGTTGGGTGAGGAGAAGTATCTGCTCAAGCTGTATGACCAGTATGTGCGCAAGGAGTTGAGCGATGACACTAAGCCTGAGAGTGTGATTGTGGAAGGGGGTAAGTGGCAGGGTTGATCCCTTGTTTCTGCGCTGAATGTTACACCGCTTTCGCGAGCAAGCCCGCTCCCACATTTGGAATGCATTCCAAATGTGGGAGCGGGCTTGCTCGCGAAGAGGCCCTGTCAGGCGCCGCTTAACTCGGCCAGTGCCAGGCCGGTTGATCCAACACCTTCTGCCCAACAATCTGTGTCTGCCCCATCACCTTCTCCAGCACGATCGAGTTGCACCCTTCATCCTGCTGCAACGCCGCAATCAAGCGGCTGGCGTGGGACACCACCCACACCTGGCACTGCTCGGATGCCTTGATGATCAACCGTGCCAGCGCCGGCAACAGGTCTGGATGCAGGCTGGTTTCCGGTTCGTTCAGCACCATCATCGTTGGTGGCCGTGGCGTCAGCAGCGCCGCCACCAGCAGCAAGTAGCGCAAGGTCCCATCCGACAACTCCGCCGCCGACAATGGCCGCAACAAACCTTCCTGATAAAACTCTATGGCAAAACGTCCGCCTTGCAGCGGCTCGATATTCAGCCGTGCGCCTGGAAACGCATCACTGACGGCCTGCTGCAAGGCTTCGGGATCACCTATCTCGCGGATGGTCTGCAACGCCGCCGCCAGGTCGCGCCCATCGTGATGCAACACCGGCGTGCGTGTCCCCAGTTGCGGTTGGCGCACGGGCGCGTCGATGTCGCTGCGAAAGTGATCGTAGAAGCGCCAGCCACGAATGCTCTCGCGCAACAGCAACACCTCCGGCGAACCGCGCAGGCTGCCGACTTGATCGAACAGGCTGTTGTAGTTCGGTGTGTGCTGGGCCAGCACATCCCAGCCGCGACCGTCACGGGCACGCACCATTGGCCCCGAACGCTGCACCAGCAGGCTTGCCGGGCGATACACGTGGCCGGCCCAGATGCATTCCTTTTTGACTTCGGGGTCCAGGGAGAAAAATGACTCGCTGGGTTCGGGTAATCCCAGGGAAATGGCATAGCTGAAATCCTCTGCGGCAAAACCCAGGCGCAAGCGCTTGACGCCCTTGCGCACGGTCGGCTCTACCTCCACCTCGCCACTGAGCATGCGCCGGCTGATATTTTCCGGCCCGGCCCAGAAGGTCGAGTCCAGCCCGCCCTCACGGGCCAGCGCGTTGATCACCCCGCCCTGAGCTGTTTCCGCCAGCAGGCGCAGGGCGCGATAGAGGTTGGATTTACCGCTGCCGTTGGGGCCGGTGATCAGGTTCAAACGATCCAGCGGCACCACCAATTTATTGATCGAGCGGTAATTGGCCACCGCGAGGGTCTTGAGCATGGTCATCTTGTCTACTTGGGAACCCTCGGAGTATGGGATCCTTAATGCAGATAAGGAACCCTGATCTAAGCTCACAGTCGCATGATCACCGACGCGCAACCAAGCAAGGAGCCTGCATGGGCGGTCCCACCTCGACATTCATTTTCAGCCTTGCCCTCCTGGCATTGCTGACCGGTTGCGGCCAGGAAAAGGCTGTGCCCAAGGAGCATTCCCGGGTCTTTGTGCAAACCGTGAAATCAGCCGATTTTGCCGCCGCCGTGACCTTGACCGGTGACATCCAGGCGCGGGTGCAGACCGACCTGTCGTTCCGCGTCGGGGGCAAGATCATCCAGCGCATGGTCGATGTCGGCGACCGGGTGACAGCAAAGCAAGTGCTGGCCAAGCTTGATCCCAAGGATTTGCAGACCAACGTCGATTCCGCCCAGGCCCAGGTGGTGGCCGAACAGGCTCGGGTCAAACAGACCGCCGCCGCCTTTGTGCGCCAGGAAAAACTTCTACCGAAGGGTTACACCAGCCGCAGTGAGTACGATGCAGCCCAGGCTGCCCTGCACAGCAGCCAGAGCGCGTTGACCGCTGCCCAGGCACAGTTGGCCAACGCACGCGAGCAATTGAGCTACACCGCATTGGTCGCTGACGCACCGGGGGTGATCACCGCACGCCAGGCCGAAGTCGGGCAAGTGGTGCAGGCCACGGTGCCGATTTTCAGCCTGGCCCGGGATGGCGAGCGCGATGCGGTGTTCAACGTCTATGAATCCTTGCTGGTGGAGCCGCCGCCCGACGCAGCGATCACCGTCAGCTTGCTGGACAATCCGAACATCAAGGCCGTGGGCAAGGTCCGTGAAGTCACGCCGGCCGTGGCCGCCAACAGCGGCACTGTGCAAGTGAAGATCGCCCTGAGCGCCTTGCCGGCAGGCATGCAACTGGGCTCGGTGGTCAGCGCTACGGCCAATGCACCAGCCAAGGCCAGCGTCGAGTTGCCTTGGGCGGCGTTGACCAAAGACCTCGACGAGCCGGCCGTGTGGCTGGTGGACGACGACGGCAAGGTGCAGTTGCACAAGGTCACGGTCGCCCGTTATCTCACGGGCAAGGTGATCATCGGCGACGGCCTCAAGGGCGGCGAAAAAGTCGTGGTGGCCGGCGGGCAGTTGTTGCACCCCGGCATGATCGTGGAAATCGCCCAACCGCCGGATCAGGCCCAGGCGCAGGGAGTCCAACCATGAAGCGGTTGACGGTATTAGTGGCGTCCAGCGTGTTGCTGATGGCTTGTTCCAAGGAAGAACCGGCGCCCGAACCGGTACGTCCGGTGCTGTCGATTGAAGTGAAATCCGAGAATCAGGAAAACCTCGGCCGATTCGCCGGCACCGTCCAGGCGCGCTACGAAAGCAATCTGGGCTTTCGCGTGCCTGGCCGCATCGCGCGGCGCGCCGTTGACGTCGGCAGTGAAGTGGAGAAGGGCGCGCTGCTGGCTGTTCTCGATCCTACTGATCAACAGAACCAGTTGCGCGCTGCCCAAGGTGATCTGGCTCGGGTTGAGGCCCAGTGGATCAACGCCCAAGCCAACGCGCGGCGCCAACAGGAACTGTTCAACCGTGGCGTCGGCGCGCAGGCGCAACTGGACGTCGCCCAGACCGACCTGAAAACCACCCAGGCTTCTCTCGACCAGGCCAAGGCTTCGGTCAACCAGGCCAAGGACCAGCTCAACTACAGCGAGTTACGCACCGACCACGCCGGCATTGTCACCGCCTGGAACGCCGAGGCCGGCCAAGTGGTCAGCGCCGGCCAGCAAGTGGTGACGCTGGCCCGTCCCGACATCAAGGAAGCGGTGATCGACCTGCCAGCCGGCCTGGCCGAGCGCTTGCCGCCCGACGTGGTGTTTCGCGTCGCCGGGCAACTGGACCTGAACGTCAACACCACCGCCACCGTGCGCGAAATCGAACCCCAGGCCCAAAGCGCCACCCGCACCCGCCGCGCGCGCCTGACCCTGGCTGAGACACCCGCGGCCTTTCGCCTGGGCACCGCCATCAGCGTGACCTTGAGTTCGGCCATTGCCCCGCGTATCGAACTGCCCCTGAGTGCCTTACAGGAAACCGACGGCAAAACCCGCATCTGGGTGATCGATACCCAAAGCCAGACCGTGCAACCCCGAGACGTGACCCTCATCAGCCGTAACGCCGACAGCGCGTTGCTCAACGGCGGCGTCAAACCCGGCGAACGGGTGGTCAGTGCCGGCGTCAACAGCCTGAAGCCTGGGCAAAAAGTCAAAATCGACGAGGACAGCCCGCGATGAAAGGGAGTTTCAACTTATCCGACTGGGCCCTCAAGCATCAGTCCTTCGTCTGGTACCTGATGTTCGTTGCGCTGCTGATGGGCGTGTTCTCGTACATGAACCTCGGCCGGGAAGAGGACCCTTCGTTCACCATCAAGACCATGGTGATCCAGACCCGTTGGCCCGGTGCGACCCAGGAAGAAACCCTCAAGCAGGTCACCGACCGCATCGAGAAAAAACTCGAAGAGCTCGACTCCCTCGACTACGTGAAAAGCTACACCCGGCCCGGTGAGTCCACGGTGTTTGTGTTCCTGCGGGACACCACCAGTGCCAAGGACATCCCCGAGATCTGGTACCAGGTGCGCAAGAAGATCGATGACATTCGCGGCAGCTTCCCCCAAGGGTTGCAGGGACCGGCGTTCAACGACGAGTTCGGTGATGTGTTCGGTTCAATCTACGCGTTTACTGCCGATGGTTTATCGATGCGCCAACTGCGTGATTACGTCGAGCAAGTGCGGGCAGAGGTTCGTTCGGTGCCGGGGCTGGGCAAGGTCGAGA is a genomic window of Pseudomonas sp. ADAK18 containing:
- a CDS encoding amino acid ABC transporter ATP-binding protein encodes the protein MSALIEFQGFNKFFGEQQVLKGIDLSVESGEVVVILGPSGCGKSTLLRCLNGLEVAHSGHLRFAGKELLDKATDWRQVRQDVGMVFQSYHLFPHMSVLDNILLGPLKVQKRAPREARAQAEQLLERVGLADKRDAYPRQLSGGQQQRIAIVRSLCMNPQVMLFDEVTAALDPEMVKEVLQVIQGLARDGMTLLIVTHEMAFARAVADRVVFMEAGRILEQNTPEAFFTNPQTARAQQFLEKFSFVSTLPKKTKELELL
- a CDS encoding transporter substrate-binding domain-containing protein — translated: MKTAKSSLLLLPLFGLALLAGCNKPDEPAKPAAAAPTAVSYIDKIKARDKLIVGVFTDKPPFGFVDEAGRYVGFDTDIGRRFAKDLLGDENKVEFVAVEPASRIPFLQSDKVDLILANMTVTPERKEAVEFTNPNLKVAVQALVPQGSEVKSLDDLASRTTIVTTGTTADIWLTKNHPDWKLLKFEKNSESLQALAGGRGDAYAQDNLVLFSWAKQNPGYRVLEQKLGDEAPIAPAVKKGNIELRDWVNTELAKLGEEKYLLKLYDQYVRKELSDDTKPESVIVEGGKWQG
- a CDS encoding AAA family ATPase; amino-acid sequence: MLKTLAVANYRSINKLVVPLDRLNLITGPNGSGKSNLYRALRLLAETAQGGVINALAREGGLDSTFWAGPENISRRMLSGEVEVEPTVRKGVKRLRLGFAAEDFSYAISLGLPEPSESFFSLDPEVKKECIWAGHVYRPASLLVQRSGPMVRARDGRGWDVLAQHTPNYNSLFDQVGSLRGSPEVLLLRESIRGWRFYDHFRSDIDAPVRQPQLGTRTPVLHHDGRDLAAALQTIREIGDPEALQQAVSDAFPGARLNIEPLQGGRFAIEFYQEGLLRPLSAAELSDGTLRYLLLVAALLTPRPPTMMVLNEPETSLHPDLLPALARLIIKASEQCQVWVVSHASRLIAALQQDEGCNSIVLEKVMGQTQIVGQKVLDQPAWHWPS
- a CDS encoding efflux RND transporter periplasmic adaptor subunit, translated to MGGPTSTFIFSLALLALLTGCGQEKAVPKEHSRVFVQTVKSADFAAAVTLTGDIQARVQTDLSFRVGGKIIQRMVDVGDRVTAKQVLAKLDPKDLQTNVDSAQAQVVAEQARVKQTAAAFVRQEKLLPKGYTSRSEYDAAQAALHSSQSALTAAQAQLANAREQLSYTALVADAPGVITARQAEVGQVVQATVPIFSLARDGERDAVFNVYESLLVEPPPDAAITVSLLDNPNIKAVGKVREVTPAVAANSGTVQVKIALSALPAGMQLGSVVSATANAPAKASVELPWAALTKDLDEPAVWLVDDDGKVQLHKVTVARYLTGKVIIGDGLKGGEKVVVAGGQLLHPGMIVEIAQPPDQAQAQGVQP
- a CDS encoding efflux RND transporter periplasmic adaptor subunit, whose product is MKRLTVLVASSVLLMACSKEEPAPEPVRPVLSIEVKSENQENLGRFAGTVQARYESNLGFRVPGRIARRAVDVGSEVEKGALLAVLDPTDQQNQLRAAQGDLARVEAQWINAQANARRQQELFNRGVGAQAQLDVAQTDLKTTQASLDQAKASVNQAKDQLNYSELRTDHAGIVTAWNAEAGQVVSAGQQVVTLARPDIKEAVIDLPAGLAERLPPDVVFRVAGQLDLNVNTTATVREIEPQAQSATRTRRARLTLAETPAAFRLGTAISVTLSSAIAPRIELPLSALQETDGKTRIWVIDTQSQTVQPRDVTLISRNADSALLNGGVKPGERVVSAGVNSLKPGQKVKIDEDSPR